In a genomic window of Methylovirgula sp. 4M-Z18:
- a CDS encoding RidA family protein, with product MHEIIQPDGWAKPIGYSNGISARGRIVQIGGQIGWDEHCQFHSDDFVDQVRQTLLNIVSVLKAADAKPEHLIQMTWYFTDRIAYKSRMKEIGAVYREIIGRHFPPMAAVQVVALMEDRAKIEIQALAVVPD from the coding sequence ATGCATGAAATCATCCAGCCGGACGGTTGGGCAAAGCCGATCGGTTATTCAAACGGAATCAGTGCCCGGGGCCGCATTGTGCAAATCGGCGGCCAGATCGGCTGGGACGAGCATTGCCAGTTTCATTCGGACGACTTTGTCGATCAGGTGCGCCAGACGCTGCTCAACATCGTCAGCGTGTTGAAGGCGGCCGATGCAAAGCCCGAACATCTGATCCAGATGACATGGTATTTCACCGACCGCATCGCCTACAAATCGCGCATGAAAGAAATCGGCGCCGTCTATCGCGAAATCATCGGCCGTCATTTCCCGCCGATGGCTGCGGTGCAGGTTGTGGCTCTCATGGAAGACCGCGCCAAGATCGAGATTCAGGCGCTCGCCGTCGTGCCCGATTGA
- a CDS encoding cupin domain-containing protein has product MSTKVMPVITRKGQEDNQTGQSGGCVRISGVGPQHTPATKIWFGKVSNEPGYRSYPHHHGEAETGGYVLKGKARIYFGENWQEYLDMEEGDFIFVPPHWPHIEVNMSTTEELVWLTTRTPDNIVINLPDVDDSVLVGFRRA; this is encoded by the coding sequence ATGAGCACCAAAGTCATGCCCGTCATCACCCGCAAGGGGCAGGAAGACAATCAGACCGGCCAGTCCGGCGGCTGCGTGCGCATTTCCGGTGTTGGCCCGCAGCATACGCCTGCGACCAAGATCTGGTTCGGCAAAGTCTCGAATGAACCGGGCTATCGTTCTTATCCGCATCATCACGGCGAAGCGGAAACGGGCGGCTATGTGCTGAAGGGCAAGGCCCGCATCTATTTCGGCGAGAACTGGCAGGAATATCTCGACATGGAGGAAGGCGATTTCATTTTCGTGCCGCCGCACTGGCCGCATATCGAAGTCAACATGTCCACGACGGAAGAACTGGTCTGGCTGACGACGCGCACGCCGGACAATATCGTGATCAACCTGCCCGACGTTGACGACTCTGTTCTCGTCGGCTTCCGGAGGGCCTGA
- a CDS encoding fumarylacetoacetate hydrolase family protein: MKLLRYGPFGAEKPALLAEDGTIRDLSSIIADISSQTLRDETLAHVRAVDPASLPAVSPGRIGACVGNIGKFICVGLNYVDHARETGKAPPEEPILFMKATTAVVGPNDDIEIPRGSTKADWEVELGVVIGKRAKYVPEDKALDHVAGYCVVNDVSERAFQSERGGQWTKGKSHDTFGPIGPYLVTRDEVTDPQKLSLWLDVDGVRRQTGTTGNMIFPVAFLVSYISQFMTLEPGDIIATGTPPGVGMGIRPEPLFLKPGQVIALGIEGLGQQRQQTIAARD, encoded by the coding sequence ATGAAGCTGCTGCGCTATGGCCCTTTCGGTGCTGAAAAGCCAGCTCTTCTGGCAGAAGACGGCACGATCCGTGATCTGTCGAGCATCATCGCCGATATTTCCAGCCAGACGCTGCGCGACGAAACACTTGCGCATGTGCGTGCTGTCGATCCGGCCAGCCTGCCGGCCGTGTCGCCCGGGCGCATCGGCGCATGTGTCGGCAATATTGGCAAATTCATCTGCGTTGGCCTGAACTATGTCGACCACGCCCGCGAAACCGGCAAGGCGCCGCCCGAGGAGCCGATCCTCTTCATGAAAGCGACGACCGCAGTCGTTGGCCCGAATGACGATATCGAAATCCCGCGCGGCTCGACGAAGGCCGACTGGGAAGTCGAACTTGGCGTCGTCATCGGCAAGCGGGCGAAATATGTGCCGGAAGATAAGGCCCTCGACCATGTCGCCGGCTACTGCGTCGTCAATGACGTGTCTGAGCGCGCCTTCCAGTCGGAGCGGGGCGGACAATGGACAAAGGGCAAGAGCCACGACACATTCGGCCCGATCGGTCCTTACCTCGTGACGCGCGATGAGGTCACCGATCCGCAGAAACTTTCGCTCTGGCTGGATGTCGATGGCGTGCGCCGCCAGACCGGCACAACCGGCAACATGATCTTCCCGGTCGCTTTCCTTGTCAGCTATATCAGCCAATTCATGACGCTGGAGCCCGGTGACATCATTGCCACCGGCACGCCGCCCGGCGTCGGCATGGGCATCAGGCCCGAACCTTTGTTCCTGAAGCCCGGCCAAGTGATTGCGCTTGGCATTGAAGGGCTTGGCCAACAGCGCCAGCAAACCATCGCCGCGAGGGATTGA
- a CDS encoding SDR family NAD(P)-dependent oxidoreductase yields the protein MSDLKGRLAIITGGARGQGEAEARLFAAKGAAVIIADVLAEEGRALAQTLQDDGLEARFTYLDVTDPASWASAVALALEWKSRIDILVNNAGIINRSTISNTGLDAWERVLKVNLTGAFLGIQAVSEPMAENGGGSVVNISSNSAFSGHYDPAYTASKWGLRGLTRSAAMEFASKNIRINAVCPGLVVTGLNASSPHLEPMIQMTPMKRSGKPEEIAELVLFLASDASSFITGEDFVIDGGFTAGAAYRRVATQTGIFKA from the coding sequence ATGAGTGATCTGAAGGGCCGTCTTGCCATCATCACCGGCGGCGCACGCGGCCAGGGCGAAGCCGAGGCCCGCCTTTTTGCCGCAAAAGGCGCCGCCGTCATCATTGCCGACGTGCTGGCGGAAGAGGGACGCGCGCTCGCGCAAACCCTGCAGGACGATGGCCTCGAAGCTCGCTTCACTTATCTCGACGTCACGGACCCGGCAAGCTGGGCAAGCGCCGTGGCGCTGGCCCTCGAATGGAAAAGCCGGATCGACATTCTGGTCAACAATGCCGGGATCATCAATCGCTCGACCATATCGAACACCGGCCTCGATGCCTGGGAGCGTGTGCTCAAGGTCAACCTGACCGGTGCGTTCCTTGGGATACAGGCGGTGAGCGAACCGATGGCCGAAAATGGCGGTGGTTCGGTCGTCAACATATCCTCCAACAGCGCATTTTCCGGCCATTATGATCCGGCTTACACCGCCAGCAAATGGGGCCTTCGCGGATTGACCCGCAGCGCGGCGATGGAATTCGCTTCGAAGAATATTCGGATCAATGCCGTTTGCCCCGGCCTTGTCGTCACCGGACTGAATGCCTCCAGCCCTCATCTGGAGCCGATGATCCAGATGACGCCGATGAAACGCAGCGGCAAGCCCGAAGAAATCGCCGAACTGGTTCTTTTCCTTGCCTCCGATGCATCAAGCTTCATCACGGGAGAGGATTTCGTCATCGACGGCGGATTCACGGCAGGGGCGGCCTATCGCCGCGTTGCGACGCAAACAGGGATCTTCAAAGCATAG
- a CDS encoding mechanosensitive ion channel family protein — protein MEEKAAELVKNTNAFVVMLTDLFIRYALSTVGAIVILCAGWLFAGVMQRWTIQSLARIHGIDETLTRFFGALVRYAILIMVFVMVLGQFGVQTASILAALGAAGLAIGLALQGTLQNIAAGIMLLVLRPLRVGESISAGTIVGTVQEIGLFATELKTYDGLYMLVPNSSLWNTPVTNYSRLKTRMHDFKVSIAYDDDIEKAFAIIKDIVDAQRGVLTTPAPVHFVSALNENAVVLCYHYWITRDEYWNVVWNTIKSVKTAFEQEGFRIPYPQTMYLLADKGKKGDVPASAS, from the coding sequence ATGGAAGAGAAAGCTGCAGAACTCGTCAAAAATACAAACGCTTTTGTAGTTATGCTCACGGATTTGTTCATAAGGTATGCACTGTCGACCGTTGGCGCGATCGTCATCCTGTGCGCGGGATGGCTCTTCGCGGGCGTCATGCAGCGATGGACCATCCAATCTCTCGCGCGAATCCACGGTATCGATGAAACCCTTACGCGCTTTTTCGGGGCTTTGGTGCGTTACGCCATCCTCATCATGGTTTTTGTCATGGTGCTTGGACAATTTGGCGTGCAAACGGCTTCGATATTGGCGGCCCTCGGCGCAGCGGGTCTGGCCATTGGTCTTGCACTGCAAGGGACGCTGCAAAATATCGCGGCCGGTATCATGCTGCTCGTGCTGCGCCCCTTGCGGGTGGGCGAATCTATCAGCGCCGGAACGATCGTCGGCACTGTGCAAGAGATTGGGCTCTTTGCGACAGAGCTGAAAACCTATGATGGCCTTTACATGTTGGTCCCCAACTCGTCGCTATGGAACACGCCGGTCACCAACTACAGCCGGCTGAAGACACGGATGCATGATTTTAAAGTCAGCATCGCCTATGACGACGACATTGAGAAGGCATTTGCGATCATCAAAGACATTGTGGATGCTCAACGCGGCGTCCTGACAACCCCAGCGCCCGTTCATTTTGTTTCGGCCTTAAACGAGAACGCGGTCGTTCTATGCTATCACTATTGGATCACGCGCGACGAATATTGGAACGTCGTATGGAACACGATTAAATCGGTCAAAACCGCCTTTGAGCAGGAAGGCTTCCGCATTCCCTACCCGCAGACGATGTACTTGCTCGCGGACAAAGGCAAGAAAGGCGATGTTCCCGCGAGCGCTTCCTGA
- a CDS encoding ornithine cyclodeaminase family protein: MTLTLSEEAIARVLTYEQLIPLMEKTLSAFSAGRAIQPMRNVLTIEEGKRFLGVMPAVSEDGMGAKLVCFYPKNAGTGIPTHLAMIMLFDPETGKPLAFLDGRLITEMRTAAVSAAVTKHLAPEGGKILTLLGSGIQAHAHLQALRHVCDFEEVRVWSRTRENAQRFSEQHNATAMDLETAVRGADVVVTATLAVEPILKGEWLKQGAHVNAIGAARPTWRELDDAAMRNTLVVDSREAALKESGDVILSKAAIIAEVGEIFSSFKNVPRFETTIFKSVGIAVEDIATARLVYDSIGSDQRDRQDSLSR, from the coding sequence ATGACACTCACCCTGTCCGAAGAAGCCATCGCAAGAGTCCTGACATACGAACAGCTGATCCCCTTGATGGAAAAGACACTCTCAGCTTTTTCAGCCGGACGCGCCATCCAGCCTATGCGCAATGTGCTTACGATTGAAGAAGGGAAACGCTTTCTCGGCGTCATGCCGGCTGTCAGCGAGGATGGCATGGGCGCCAAGCTCGTGTGCTTCTACCCGAAAAACGCCGGCACGGGCATTCCGACCCATCTGGCCATGATCATGCTGTTCGATCCAGAAACGGGGAAGCCGCTCGCATTTCTTGACGGACGGCTCATCACCGAAATGCGGACTGCGGCCGTTTCAGCGGCAGTGACAAAACATCTCGCTCCCGAAGGTGGCAAAATTCTCACCTTGCTTGGCAGCGGCATTCAGGCGCATGCCCATCTCCAGGCACTTCGTCACGTCTGCGATTTCGAGGAAGTGAGGGTATGGAGCCGAACGCGGGAGAACGCTCAACGTTTTTCCGAACAGCACAATGCTACAGCGATGGACCTCGAAACCGCAGTGCGCGGCGCCGATGTCGTGGTCACTGCGACACTTGCCGTAGAGCCCATTCTGAAGGGCGAGTGGCTCAAACAAGGCGCCCATGTGAATGCGATCGGCGCTGCCCGCCCAACTTGGAGGGAGCTCGACGACGCTGCCATGCGCAACACTTTGGTTGTGGACTCGCGCGAGGCGGCACTCAAGGAATCTGGCGACGTCATCTTGTCCAAGGCCGCGATCATCGCGGAGGTCGGCGAAATCTTCTCGAGCTTCAAGAATGTGCCTCGATTTGAAACGACCATCTTCAAGTCCGTGGGAATCGCTGTCGAGGATATCGCCACGGCGCGGCTCGTCTACGACTCCATCGGAAGCGACCAACGTGATCGTCAAGACTCTCTCTCGCGATGA